Part of the Cloacibacterium caeni genome is shown below.
AGTTTGCACCTTTGCTTTCTACTACATTATATTTTTTGCCATGGGCATCTTTCAATTCTTTACCGTGGTGAAATTCTGAACTCATGAATGCGTGAAGACCGTTTGCTTCATCATAGAAAATAACAGGAAGTGGAAAACCCCAGTGTTCTTCTGTACCGTCAGCTTTCTTTTCCACCATAATATCAAAGCTGTGAGCATCTAACAAGTGATGGTCTATAAACTCCTTATTTTCTTTCTTTATTTGTTCTTTTTCTGCTTCTTCGGCACTTACCACTTTGGTTTCTGTAGCAGGTTTAGTTTCTGCTGCAGCTTCGTGATGTTGCGCTAAAGAAAGTGAAAATGTAGATAAAAAACCGATTAATAAAACTCCTCTTTTCAGCATTGATTTATGTTATTTTAAAAGTTTTGCAAAAATATGATAAAAAAACAAATTAACAAAGTATGAATTAGTTATTTTTTTGTTCTTTCAATAAACCGATTGCGAACAATGTTTCTAACAGTAGAGAAACCAAGTAAGGCGGTATAAAATGATACTTGTGATATGGCACTTCGGATAAGTGTAATTTATTCATTACCAAGAACATAATACTCAACTTAAAGAGCATGAGCCCCATAAAAGTAAAACCGATATACTCGGGATAAATCTTTTTGACAATAGACATAATGGTGATTACCATCATAAATAAAATGGTTAAGAAAAGATAATAGCGAATAAATATTACTTGAAAGTCATTTACATAAAGTTGCCATATCGCAAAATGTAAAAAAAAGACCAGAATAAAAAGAACAATGTATAACCAAGAGGTAGACTGTTTCATGCGTGTTATTTGTTTATATTTTCTAATTGTTTTAAGGTACTGTACAAGGCTAATCCTAATCCTGCTAAACCGATGGCTACGGTTAATAAATCATTGGGCAATTCTAGATAATCATTAATTTTCTTCCCGCCCCAAAATCCTAAAGCAATGATGGCCAACATCTGAAACACAATGGAAGAATAAATTCCGTACAAGCGCATGGGATTTTTTTTGTACTCTTCCTTTTGTTCTTCAGGAGTTTTCGGAGTATTTTGGTCTTGTAGAGCCATTGTTTTTAATTTGGTGTAAAACTATATAAATCTGAGCGGAATGACAAAAAATATGACAAATGTCATGTTTATAGAATTAAAAAGACTAGCACTCGCCTTTTCATAATTTTAAAAGAAGATTTTATGGATGATTGGCTACCCTTTAGTTATACATTCCTTATACATTCCTTTGACTTTCCTTTGACTTTCCTTTGGGGTGAGCTGAAAATGGAATTTTTTTGGAGAGAATTATAAAAAATCAAGAGGACTTTTTATTTTTGATTTAGAAACATCTGTAACATGGGTATAGATTTGGGTAGTTTTAATAGAATTATGCCCCAAAAGTTCCTGCAAAAATCTAATATCCGCCCCACTTTCTATAAGATGAGTGGCGTAACTGTGTCTCAAACCGTGTATACCAATGGTTTTGTTGATTTTAGCATTTTTGAGTGCATTTTTAAAAACCATCTGTACACTTCTCACCGAATATGCACCACCGTATTGACCTTCGAAAAGATAATCTTTTGGCTTGTATTCTTTATAATAAGTTCGCAATAGAGGTAATATAGACTCCGGCAAATTGGTATACCTATCTTTTTTTCCTTTTGCACCAGCAATTAAAACCATCATATCCTCAGAATTAATATGCTCTATTTTAAGATTTACAATTTCGGAAACCCTTAAACCCATTCCATAAGAAAGCTGGAGCATGAGGAGATGTTTAGGATTAGATGTTTGCTTGAAAATCTTTTTAATTTCTGATTTTGTGAGCATTTTAGGAAGCAATTTTGGTGTTTTAGGACGTGGAATATCAAAAAACATTTTTTCCCTGTGCAACACTTTTTCGAAATAAAACTTTATTGCATTAATTCTGCTATTGAGATGATTTTCTTTAATATTTTCTTTTTTAATACAATATAGAAAATAATCTTTCAATCTCTCTTGTGTAAGTTCATTTACAGAGTAATGCTTAATTGTTCTAAGCAAATGCGCAAATTCTGTAGTGTAGGTTCTAATGGTATTCTTACTATATGCTTTTAGTTTTAATTGATTTCTAAACCGCAAAAAAGCTTCTTGGTTATTAGGTGCTATACTTGCTATAAGTTCATCTCCTATTTCGCTAGGATTAATTTGTAAAGCAGTACGTATAGATGGTAAATCTGGCAAATACCATGCTTTATGAGTACTGCTCCACTTTACAGACGAGAAACGCTCTCTAAGTTCCTTAATCAAGGTATAATCTTTGGGAAAAGTAATCCAAATGACTTTTTTAGAATAGTGTTCTCCTATACTGAATTTGTATAAATTAAAATCCATTTATTTATCTTTACAGGGTTCGCATTTTGTGTAGATTAAAAAAATAGAGTGCAATAAATTCTATAAATCTCTATACGAAATACGAAACCAAATATATACAAAAAACACTGAATATATAGCATGTAGTCAAAATTTATCAAAAAAATTGCACTTTCGCAAAACTTTCGTATATTTGGGTGTTATGCGTCAGCTTACGAGAGAGTCCCAATAACTAACGTGTTCATTAATAACAGAACCACCACCACAACAATATACATTGTGAATTTGACAACCATTAGGTTTTAATTGTTCGTCGCAAACAGATTTAATAACAAACACTCTATCGTCATTAAACCAATCTTTTTGGCAAACATTGTGAGTACCACCTGAAAAATCACCTTCAAGTTCAACTTGATTTTCTCTAATACCAACTACCTTAAATGGTTGGCGTCCTTTGTAAATACCTTCAATATAAACAGGGTACATATTTAAAGCTTTGTAGCCTTTAATTGATTGTTTTTTGTATTTCATTTTATCTAATTTTAAGTTTCTGAATAAAGCCGAACGCATAACACTGTATTGCCAATAGTGGCATTGAATGTTTCATCATTACTATTTTTCATAATATAAATTTTAGTTTTATCAATTAATTTTTGTTGCAGTAGTGCCACCATCGGCAATACCCGAACCGTTATCTGCTATTTTAGAAAAATCGTATATAAATGAAAAATATTACATTATCAACAGAAAATTCAAGTTATTTAATTTTGGAATTAAATAAAAATCAGGCAGTCTACTATGATTTTAACTATTATATAAAAACAGAAAAAAAAATTGAGCAAATACAGTTAATTACAAATTTTCAAAATAAAAAATTCGACTTAATGGGAAAACTTGATGGGGATTTTAATTATAGTAATATTAAGGACAGTAGTCTAAATAGTACTAATAAATTTTCTGAATTTTTAAAAAAAGAAAAAATTTGTTTAGATAACAGCAAAAACAATTATTTATTTAAAGCATTTACTAAAATTAAATGTATATGAAAAAAACACTATTCCTTTTAACGAGCGTGAGTTTAATAATATCTTGCGATAAGAAAGAAACTTACAACGATGTTGATAGCAACGTTACTTATGAACAGCCTGTCGTCCAAACTAAATATGCGGTTGTCACAGTAGTAGTTGAAAGCAACACTGCTCAAAATGTAAAAAATCGCCTTGAAGAAATAACTAAGAGGCCAAATTCAATTGAACCTATTCAATTATTCAAATCTGATGTAATGGAAATTAATGAGCCAATTACTGAAGATTTGAAATATCGTTTGATGGATGAAGCAGAACAAAATCTTTTGAGAAAGATGCAAAAAGATTGGATTGTAACTGACAGACAAATTTTCATTTATAATAGTTATTCTGAAGCAAGTTCTGCTCGTGCTGAAATGTAAGAAAAACAGCAGATAACAGTGGTAGCTGTTGCACAACTCCTTTTTTTTAGAAAATAGTTTTCAAAAACATATATTTTGACCTCTTTAGAAGCAATTTTAGAGAGGTTTGTTTTTAAAATATTAAAATTTAGAGCGCTTATAATGGTGTTTTTTCATGTTGTAAAGCATGGTTTTTATAAAAGTTTTAGTATATTTGAGTGGTGCAACATACACTGTGAATTTGCAAAATCCCAAGAACGGAAGTAAACTTCCTTCTCGGGACTTCGCAAATCCGCCGAACCGTTGGCAGAAATACTACCAAAAACTACTCTTAAAAGAAAACTAATTAAAAAATGAAAAATTTATATCTTATTTTTACAATTTTTATATTAACAAGTTGTTCTACACAAAAAATACCTGACAACACTGAAAAAATAAAAGTTTTAAATTTTGGAACAGTTCATTTATCAAATTCTACAGATAATGTTACTTCAAGTTTTGACTTACAGTCTGAAAAAACAAGAAACGAAATTAATAAAGTTGTAGATGCTTTAGCAAAATTTAAACCTACAATAATTTGTGTAGAATCACTTCCCGAAGAAGATTCTGAAATGAATAAAGGTTATCAATCATATTTGAAAGACCAAAGTTACAGAACGAATTATGGCAAAGAAATTGACTTGATAGTATACGAAGTTGGCAGACTTTCAAACGTAAAAAAAATTTATGGCATAAATCACGATTTACAATATAATTTTGAAACACTTGGAAAACTATTTAATTCAAATGAAGAATGGAAATCAGTATATAACAAGACAATTAATAATTATATGAAATTATCAAAATTATCATTTCTTGAACAAATTAAAATTTTCAATACGAATCCTGCTAAAGAAAATCTGCTCTACGACCATAATTATTTTGCTATGATGAGTTTAAATGGAAATTATGAAGGAGCAGACCAAGCAACACTTGCTTACCAAAGAAATTTGAGAATGTTTACTAATTTGAATAAAATACCTATGACTAAATCAGACAGAATATTGATAATTTTGGGAGGAACACATACTGCATTTTTTGATCATTTCTTAAAAAATAATCCAAAATTTGAAAATATAGAACTAAAAAAGTATCTAAAACTATAAAAGCACTTCTGCCAATAACTAGAGTTTCGTTGCGTGCGGAGCACGAACAATGAAACTCCTGTTGAACGGAAGCTTAGAAAGCTTATTAAGCATTATTTTTTCCTCGTAAAAGTATTTACTCCAAATATTGCTAAATGAAAATCCAGTTGATCTGCTCAACTGGATTTTCTTTGTTCGAAACCATCGAAATGGAATTTATTTTTTTATGATTTTCCCCGAAGAAAGAATTTCATCATTTGCGTTTTTAATCTGATAAATGTAAACACCTTTTGCAAGTGAAGATTTGTTCAAAGAATTCGTTCCTTTCATCAAAACTGATGTTGAAACGAGTTTTCCGCTCAAATCGTAGAAGTGCACTACTCCACCATTTTCGGTTGAGATATTCAGGTTTTCATTGAAAGGATTTGGATAAATTGAAACTTTTGATTTAGAAAAATCTGTAGCAGCTAAAGCTCCGAAATTCATCACGGCAAATGGCGAGAAAGAAGAAATTCCTGTTGCAGTAATGTTGTTATTTGAAACGCTTCCAGAGTTTTCCTCAGCCCAGTTACCGTTTAGATAATGGCCGACTTTTGCAGTTCCGGAATCAAATGCTGCATTCTGTTGGGAAGTATTCCAACCTAAAGTTAAACTCACATTGCTTCCACCTGCAGTTGCTTCGGAGATTTCCCAGGTGGCGTTTACTGCGCCATTCGTAGTGTTGGCAATTCCATCGGAAACTCTCGCTGAAAACGTGTCGGAAGTTCCGGTATTTGCGATGGAAACCGGATTGTAATTCGTGGCCGTTCCGATTGGTAAGTTTACACTTCCACGTTCGGAATTTAGATTTTCAACATTTATGGTGCCAGTTCCGTTGGTGACGATGTAGTTGGTAGAATTTCCGTTGGTGATTTGGGAAGAAGGGCCTTTTAGGATTAAATTATTCCCGTTTAAAGTGATTTTTGCTCCGAGGTTTAAATTTCCTGAGACATTGAGGTTTCCTGAGGAAATATTGAGTGGTGAAGAAACGAATAAGTTTTTAGCAAACGCATCCGAACTAATTTGAGGTGTAACATTTACTGGAATTATTGCGTCATTCTGTGTTAAAGGTGTTAATGTAGAGTTCCAGTTATTAGGATTGTTCCAAGAATTGTCCACACTATTGTTAAATGTAAAATCACCTTTGAATTTATAAAGGGCTGAAGAATAATTGTCCTTATAACCAAAGAAAAATAAATCATCATTTAATCTGAAAAAATATTTTGCATCTAAACTTCCATTGTATCCAAAGTTAATCGTTTTAATTTGATCAAAAGCCTGTGATAAGGTAACGCCATCTGTTCTCCAAAGCTCTTTTCCTTCTGTAATAGGAGCTGTTGGTAAATTATAATCAAACCATAATGTATTTTTATAGATTTTATAATTTTCATACCTATCTAATGCATACTCTAAATTACAGTTTACTGAAGTTAGGTTTGAACCATCAGAATTTGCTCTATAGATTTTACCATTCATCATTTGACTTGTATCATAAGGTCTTGTGATGAAAAATATATTATCATTATCGGTAAATATTTGTTTAATGATGGTTGTTGTATTGGGTTGATAAAATATTCTATTTGAGTTTCCGGGAATTCCGTTTGTTAATATAACTTCTGATGTAACTCCACTACTCACGAAAACAAGATGATCTTTGGTTTTCATAAAATCAAAACCAATTAATGGGGCGTCTTTTTTAAAAATAAATTGTGAAATATTTTGATTATCTAAACTAAAAATTCCATTAATATTATTTATTCTGGCATTTATATAAAGTTTATCTTTAAAAATAGTTCCAATTTGATAAACTCTTGTGACCACACCTTGCCCTCCACTACCGGTATCACCAATAGTAAATGGAATAACATTGGAAAAAACACTCCCGTCATAAGAAACTAAGTTGTAATTTTTATCTAATAAATAAAGTTTATTATTATATGAGGTAAGATAACCCGTATCATTAACTAAATCTATTAATGGACTGTTTGTAACAGCTTGACTTTGTGAACCATCAGTTTTCCAGATTTCCCATTTACTTTGAGCTGTAGAATATTTTAAATAATAAAATGTGTTACCGATATGGGAATCAGTTTTATATCTTGGTCCACGATTTCCATTATATTCATCACCACCAATTTCTATACTGAAAAATCTTTTTTGTGGACTTACGGGATTCTGGACTTGATCTACTCTTAAGGTTCCAGCTGCTGTTCCATCTGTTCTCCATAATTCTAAAAATATTTTACTTGCACTATCCGTATACTGAATTGTAAAATATATATAATTTCCAGCTGGTTTAAACTGAATTGCAATTGGGTTTGAAACTGTGCTACTTATTAAATTTTTTAAAACAACAGTACCATTTTCAGTACCGTCCGTCATTACTAAATTCAATGTATTGCATCCGCTGTTACACGGTTGAAAATAGTAGTCAGCAATATAAAAAGCCTTATTATTCCACACATTATACTCACTAAGAAAAGCTCTATAATTAACATTTTCTTTTGGATAAACTGGAACACCTAGATAATTACTAGAATACGGAGATTCTTTTACAACACTAACTTGTGCCAAAATCGTGGTAAAAGAAAAAAGAAATATTGTTTTTAATATATTTTTCATAATGTTAATTTTTAAAATTATTTCTTAATCACTTTCCCAGATGAAACTACTTCCCCACTTGCGTTTTTAATCTGATAAATGTAAACACCTTTTGCAAGCGAGGATTTGTTCAAAGAATTCGTTCCTTTTGCCAAGACAGAAGTTGAAACGAGTTTTCCGCTCAAATCGTAGAAGTTCACTACTCCACCATTTTCTGTTGAAATATTTAGGTTTTCATTAAAAGGATTTGGATAAATTAAAACTTTTGATTTTGAAAAATCCGAAGCGGCAAGTGCGCCAAAATTCATCACTGCAAATGGCGAGAAAGAAGAAATTCCTGTGGCTGTGATGGAATTATTTGAAACCTCTCCCGAATTTTCCTCCAACCAGCTTCCGTTTAGATAATGCCCGACTTTTGCAGTTCCGGAATCAAATGCTGCATTCTGTTGGGAAGTATTCCAACCTAAAGTTAAACTCACATTGCTTCCACCTGCAGTTCCTTCGGAGATTTCCCAAGTGGCGTTTACTGCGCCATTCGTAGTGTTGGCAATTCCATCCGAAACTCTCGCTGAAAAAGTATCGGAAGTTCCGGTATTTGCGATGGAAACCGGATTGTAATTCGTGGACGTTCCGATTGGTAAGTTTAGATTTCCACGTGCGGAATTTAGATTTTCAACATTTACGCTTCCAGTTCCGTTGGTGACGATGTAGTTGGATGCGTTTGCGTTGGTGATTTGGGAGGAATTGCCTTTTAGGTTTAGGTTGTTATTGTTTAAGGTGATTTTTGCTCCAAGATCTAAGTTTCCTGAAATGTTCAGGGTTCCTGCAGAAAGGTTCAACGGCGAACCTACGCTTATATTTTTCACTGATGCATTGCCATTAATTTCTGGTGTTTTTCCTGCCGGAATTAACGCGTCATCGCTTTCAAAAGGAACGATCTGCCCTGCCCAGTTATCACCTTCATTCCATTGATTGTTTGATGTGCCATTGTTGAAAGTAAAATCTTCATTTAAAGAATACAGATTTTCTTTGCCCTCATTGGTGGCAATAAAATAGATTTTGTTCTGAAGCTTAAAAAAGTTCCTCGGTTGAGATGCCATATTTACAAAATTATTTTGCGAAAGTTGCTGTTGACCTCTATTTATTTCATAAGCCATATAATTGCTAGAACCATTGGTACGCCATAATTCAATATTGAGTCCGTTCAATGTTGGACTGTTCAATTTTTCAGGCAAATCAGCATAATAAAGAATTCCATTTAAGGTGTGCCCAAAAAAAGAGGGGTAATTCACCGTAACAGAATTAATTAAAGAAGCATCTTCATTAATCACCGTAATATTGTAGGAATATGCACTATTTATCAATGTTTTCGTATGTATATATGAGGCGTTTTCACCAATTATTATTTCGTTTAGCTGACTGTTGGCAGGAAGTAGTACTTTTTTCACCGCATCATTTTTATCAATAATGTATAAATATTCGTCGCATCCATTATTGCCAAACATAAACATATAATTTGCAGTTTTTCGGAACTGAAATGTTTTTTTGGAATCAGGTGGTCCCGGAAAACCCATAGTGCAAGGTGCTCTGTAAACTAGTTTTTTGTTATTGCCAAAATCTGTGGTAGAATATATATCGAAATTACCAGCATCAAAATAAATCTTACCGTTAAAAACAGCACTAAATCGGGTGAAAGAAGGATCAAACTTTCCATTAGAATAAAATACCTGTTTTGTGGAAACCCCGTCGTAGACGAAGGATGCATCGTATCTACTTTTTACTCCACTATATTGGTTAACAGTATAATAACTTCCTCCAAAATAAAGCTTGTTATTATAAACAAGATAAGTATTGGGAAGAGACTGCTTGTAGCTGTAGTCTCCGGGAATTTTTTTAATCGACTCAACAGTGCCCTCTGTTTCGTACATGGAAAATTCCTGGGTAGTATTGTCGAATTTTGTATAAAAGAGTTTGTTTCCGATTGTAACAAGTTGATTGTCAAAATTATCCGGATAATTGTAAGAAGAATTTTGTATGCTTGTAATAAACTCTTCACTAGTAGTGCCGCCAATTCCCAAATAATTCATAGTAGGTTCTGTAAAACCTGTCCTAAAAGATTCATCGAGCTTCAAGGTATTTTCCGAAGTACCGTCTGTTCTCCATAACTGGTATTTTCCGTAATTTGTTTTGCAGGTGAAATAAAGATAGCTGTCGGTTGCAGCCCATTGAACTATTTTAGCGTCGTACTCATTGCTTGGAGATAAATCTTTCAAAACTTTAGTACCTTCCGCAGTTCCGTCGGAAACTACAAGATTGCAGGTACTGTAATTATAAGGAGAAGATGCGGGAATCCCTTTGCCTTGATAGAATACCTTGTTTTTCCAAACCTTCATCCTATGTTTTTCCATAAATTGGGGAAGGAGTTTACTGTCATTAAATTCTAATACTTTTGTAATCTGGGCATTTCCAAATACGGAGATAAAGAATATTGCCAAAAAATAGAAGTTTTTCATTGTAGCTGTTTTTTATTTGATAATAAGACTTAGCCAAAGCTCAAAACTTTGGCTAAGTCTTTAATACTGATTATTTCACCGGAATACCTGTGAACGTTCCGTAAACTTTTGTAATTCCGTTTCCTGTTCCGGTAGCTTCGAATTTCCCTGAAACTTTGGAGCCCGTTTTTTCAGTTATGGTGATGGTTCCACCGGTAGCGTTGAAATTTTTGGTGACGTAAACCAAAGCTGTACCTTTGATGTAATCGCCGTCGAAAGTATGGGTTCCTACCGCGGAACTTTTCATCAGATTAATTTCGAACACGGTAGCATTCGAAGCATTAAGTGCGAAAATGGAACTTCCCTGAAAATAGGCAGACGAAGCTTTTTGTTCAGGCGCAGTTTGGGAGTCTTCCTTCCACGTAAATCCTGCAGTTGAGGAAGTTGCGGTGTTTGTACCATCATCTTCATTCCTGTCACAGGAAATGAATAGAACAGCCAATACCATCAAGGTTCTGAAATAAAAAAACAGATTTTTCATAATATAGAATTTTAATTTGGTTAAAAGAAAACCGCACCCGGAAACCTAAGTTAAACAGGCACGGAATCACAGATTTTTATTGGTTCACATCCATTCTGGAAACCAAAAGCCGGTCGCCATTAGGAGTTTCGCTGAAGAAATAAATATAATCTCCAATCTGTATGCGGTTATGCTTATCGTAGAGGTAATATTTCTTTTTCTCTAAGTCACCCAACGTTCTAAATTCTGAAGATTTTCCGGTAGAAAGATCAATCTTACCATATTCAATACTATAGAATGGTGAGTAGGTAGTAGTAGTGGTATTGGTGGTGGTTCCTGTGAAAAAATTGGTCATTGAACTAAAACTTGTGTCTTTATCTATGGCCTTTACCATTTCCATAATCCAGTTAACAGATTTTCCGTCTTTGCTTTCGATTAAATATCCTACGGCAGGGAAATTATCTGCGGTCATCGGTGAATTATTGAAAAAACCTCAATACTGTCCTAAAAAAAAATTATTAAAAATAGAAACAGCCTAAATACCTATTTTACATTTAGCTTACATTTAATTTCAAAAAAGAACCCCTTGATAATAGTTTTTGGGGGTTTCAGGCGGTTGCTCAAATGGTTTGTCGAGCCAAAATTGAAGATTAATTTTAACAAAAATATTCAATCGGATAAAAGCTACCAGATTTGATAATTGCCAATTATATTTAGCGATGGATTTCAGGTATTTCAGAATGAGAATAGTGATAAGTGCCGTCCAGATTTGGATTTTCACTGCATTTTCAGAAGTTCCAATGAAGGTTTTGAGGTGAAGCAACTGCTTGATATCTCTAAAAAAGATCTCAATTTGCCATCTTTGCTTGTATAATTCTGCTATGGTAGAAGCAGCCCAAGAGAAATTATTGGAAATCATTTCAATGGTTTGCTTGTTTTCATTATCCCAAATAGCCACTCTTCTTAATTTTTTTTGATATTTTTCTTTGGATAAAGGATTTGAGAGTACTATTTCTTCGTCTTTTAGGATGCTTTGAGCTCCTTTTGGTGGAAGTTCTCGTTCCTGTAAAGTTTCAAATTTCAGATTTTCTTTATGTCTTATTACGAAGAAAACACCTTTGCTGTCCCAAATAGAGAGCATTGGAAAATCGTTATAGAATCGGTCTGCAACAATGACTGCTCCCTTTTCCAAAGGAATGTTTTCCGCTCCCTTGTTATCAGCAACACTTCCTTTGGTAATATTCACATAAACAGGAAGTTTCCCGTCATATTCAAGTAAGGTATGCATTTTCACGGCTCCTTTTTTAGTTCGATATGTTGCCCAATCGAACAAAGACAGGCATAGAGAAATAAGGGTAGAATCTAATAAATAGACAGGAACTTTTATTTTGAGTTTTATCCGTCTTTCTTTCGTGTGCTGTCCTAATTGTTCTAATAGTTTGAAATACAAGTCTTTAAACAAAATCTGCATCTCGTTTTCCATTCTGGTAGCTAATAGAAGATTTGGAAGGTGCTGTTTTTATCCCTAAATGATTCAGGTTTCCTGTGGCACTGCGAAGTCCGTTGGAAATGTCCCGAACCGAAGTGCTTTTGGCAAAATGACAGAAAAGCATAGAAACTAAGTGGTTCCAACTATCAAATCCTTTATTTCGGTAATCGGTTTTCTTCTCAATTACTATTTTTTTGAAAATCCCTCGGTCTATTTTTGAAATGATTTGGGAAAATAATGTTAATTTTGAATCCATAAGAAGGTTTTTTTGTTGTGCAACCTCAAAGATACTTTGAGTTACTTTAATTCCTTCTTATTTTTTTATTTAGGACGCTATTGAAAAAACCTTTCTTATTTTTCTGATCGAGCTGCACAGTGTAGTTTCTTACCAAATTCCCGTCCGGAGAAAAATGCAACAAATACATGCCTTTATAAACTCTGTCATATCCTCCACTTCTACTTGTACTCACACCTGTTAATGCACCTAAAAGTTTGTTGCCTCCTATTCCGCCACCATTTGGTTTATAATCCTGTACGCTAAGCATCATCGAGCCATCTTTCAAGATTTGGAAATTATTGGTAACAAACTTTTTACCGTCAAATTCCAAAGCTTTTTTCATGTCCGGACCGGCAACTGCTTTTTGATTAAGTTCAGCCATAGGTGTCGCTTTAATGAAAGAAACATTTCCCCCAGAAACTTTTGCAATGATAAAGTCATCATATTTTTTTTCGTCCAGGGCATTGTCCAGTGATTGCTGTGACGGAGCCATATCGTCTTTTCCGGAAACCATATTCGCCATTTTTCCGATTCCTCCGAGCATTCCTCCAGTAGATTTAGCGGCGGCTTGTTCCTCATCATCCATACTTGATGGCGACACAGTAGTTCCTAAGATTTCGTCTGCATATTTTCCTTCTTTTTTAATTCCTAAACCATAAAGAATCACTTCATTTCCTTTATTATAGGCATTAAGAATACGGAAACCTGCCGATGGAGCAGAGAAATTAAACTGTTCCTTTACCGCACCTTCTGGGGAAATCCTAAGATAGGTCAGTTGGTTTGGATTTCCGGCATTGCTTTTTCCGTAAGTTTTTGTAGGCGCTAAAACAACAATCCAATCTCTTGGGAAATCGTCATTAGAAACGTCTCGGCTGTTGTCGTCCATTAAAGGCTTGGAGAAAATGGGCTTCAAAGGAGTCGGCGTAGGAATAGAAGCTATTTTTTTGGATTCTCCGCTGTTTGAGATTTTCACTAAGTCAAGATTATTCAGGGAAGCACCTTTGGCATAAGGATATGCGAGTGCATAAATCGCACTGTCTCTTTCTACTTCATACGCACCGCTGAAGAGATATTCTTCTCCGTTTTCACTGGTGAGTTTTTGTTTGTCGAGAAGTTTTATTCGCTTCACATAATCTCCAACAAGCCAGTTGTATTTCGCTTTGATCTCGCGTTTTTTAAACATCATTTTTCCGGTAAGATTGGTGCTCACCGAAGCTGCGGTAGTGATATATTCATCTCCTTTAAAATTGAAAAATTTCCATTTTTTCTTTACTTTCTCTACATCCCATTCGTCTTTTAGGCTATTGACAAGATTGGCATCTTTGTCGAAAGTATAGGTTTCAATCTTAACTTTTCTTTTGCTTGAAGGCAGGAAATACACCATTTCGA
Proteins encoded:
- a CDS encoding T9SS type A sorting domain-containing protein, with translation MKNILKTIFLFSFTTILAQVSVVKESPYSSNYLGVPVYPKENVNYRAFLSEYNVWNNKAFYIADYYFQPCNSGCNTLNLVMTDGTENGTVVLKNLISSTVSNPIAIQFKPAGNYIYFTIQYTDSASKIFLELWRTDGTAAGTLRVDQVQNPVSPQKRFFSIEIGGDEYNGNRGPRYKTDSHIGNTFYYLKYSTAQSKWEIWKTDGSQSQAVTNSPLIDLVNDTGYLTSYNNKLYLLDKNYNLVSYDGSVFSNVIPFTIGDTGSGGQGVVTRVYQIGTIFKDKLYINARINNINGIFSLDNQNISQFIFKKDAPLIGFDFMKTKDHLVFVSSGVTSEVILTNGIPGNSNRIFYQPNTTTIIKQIFTDNDNIFFITRPYDTSQMMNGKIYRANSDGSNLTSVNCNLEYALDRYENYKIYKNTLWFDYNLPTAPITEGKELWRTDGVTLSQAFDQIKTINFGYNGSLDAKYFFRLNDDLFFFGYKDNYSSALYKFKGDFTFNNSVDNSWNNPNNWNSTLTPLTQNDAIIPVNVTPQISSDAFAKNLFVSSPLNISSGNLNVSGNLNLGAKITLNGNNLILKGPSSQITNGNSTNYIVTNGTGTINVENLNSERGSVNLPIGTATNYNPVSIANTGTSDTFSARVSDGIANTTNGAVNATWEISEATAGGSNVSLTLGWNTSQQNAAFDSGTAKVGHYLNGNWAEENSGSVSNNNITATGISSFSPFAVMNFGALAATDFSKSKVSIYPNPFNENLNISTENGGVVHFYDLSGKLVSTSVLMKGTNSLNKSSLAKGVYIYQIKNANDEILSSGKIIKK
- a CDS encoding DUF5694 domain-containing protein, with translation MKNLYLIFTIFILTSCSTQKIPDNTEKIKVLNFGTVHLSNSTDNVTSSFDLQSEKTRNEINKVVDALAKFKPTIICVESLPEEDSEMNKGYQSYLKDQSYRTNYGKEIDLIVYEVGRLSNVKKIYGINHDLQYNFETLGKLFNSNEEWKSVYNKTINNYMKLSKLSFLEQIKIFNTNPAKENLLYDHNYFAMMSLNGNYEGADQATLAYQRNLRMFTNLNKIPMTKSDRILIILGGTHTAFFDHFLKNNPKFENIELKKYLKL
- a CDS encoding tyrosine-type recombinase/integrase codes for the protein MDFNLYKFSIGEHYSKKVIWITFPKDYTLIKELRERFSSVKWSSTHKAWYLPDLPSIRTALQINPSEIGDELIASIAPNNQEAFLRFRNQLKLKAYSKNTIRTYTTEFAHLLRTIKHYSVNELTQERLKDYFLYCIKKENIKENHLNSRINAIKFYFEKVLHREKMFFDIPRPKTPKLLPKMLTKSEIKKIFKQTSNPKHLLMLQLSYGMGLRVSEIVNLKIEHINSEDMMVLIAGAKGKKDRYTNLPESILPLLRTYYKEYKPKDYLFEGQYGGAYSVRSVQMVFKNALKNAKINKTIGIHGLRHSYATHLIESGADIRFLQELLGHNSIKTTQIYTHVTDVSKSKIKSPLDFL
- a CDS encoding AtpZ/AtpI family protein, with the translated sequence MALQDQNTPKTPEEQKEEYKKNPMRLYGIYSSIVFQMLAIIALGFWGGKKINDYLELPNDLLTVAIGLAGLGLALYSTLKQLENINK